One Lepidochelys kempii isolate rLepKem1 chromosome 12, rLepKem1.hap2, whole genome shotgun sequence genomic region harbors:
- the PMFBP1 gene encoding polyamine-modulated factor 1-binding protein 1 yields MPVPSQACAHCTLRLASQLSRLDSPLGSPQLHHKEEQVEKLMRELLKAKAEVQAAEQKSRQACWGGPQERAAPTSPQRRLGAWRWEDTLGQLKDSLAASQVSREAAESRVQLKEGQLQGLQRKGQSLHQELKMVQRVPGVLLCCPGLLWLPLPGQLPAPAKPKADCSRTGPRDSSCRQPHAETASCIVSQAAQLEALLSTSQLESCCLKKELQHLQEQLREAQEALQGARQGKEDVRKGSETQQLQRDLLVEQQKADLVAAREELSKCAGQLAELHSDQQQQAGELAILREKHKTVQQEVCSRDQTIRKLRGDLKSAEEELVRAKDEGKERATEGSGLKGKLHQLQGDVRSLQEICGERDKAMAEQTCCTQQLQHEREICISQDQEQAMLAEQQQGQLESCERARQTELEQLRARLQHLQQELDVCKGKNQDNLSHLQQRESTMERQSLDLEFLLQQCQTLKEEVFYYEEVVQKQERELCQQQEQLREAQEHLAMAKSKSSCTESSLDLYKKKYQAALNRAGELEGKVQSLEEELRDMSSQMRECDDTIINLCSKQLVLQQEMTGRRNQTAMEQLTQELHATQEELSRSLQHAHQCEQSIQGLQEQLVASQTKCLQEEATLVNVQTEFASYTATHSHSNASYESQAAVAEKLQQQLIHAEEESSKHSQRAEEYQCLVQDLKLELVRVAEQKNSTMKALGKLEVQRLRQDTAAEVVRKQLEVAKLQQLVQTLECKLRESRRLCAQREQVSPGDGNPEEGQARGPGPTCVPSRRGRQVSGRCGSTCGATWRAPVAVGLCRRAGPACGRRGPGQGLRQCWVSLGTGYAEPGGAAPPGAGRPAGDGAGGGEAARRGQPPGWAPAAGPAGEGAEPGSQQHPAGGDPAAETAPAGQPAAAAGGWKLLEHLKAELSQWKQRHRVAVQQGMQHQHSMAKMELKLGSSQEQAKALQQQLQEQASTQRALREELSQLQGREEELQRQLQRAQERESRLASEREALQRELRSSEQALREQEQTSRGLQCGVGQLEEEGQRRQEQLRQCWAQLESTRSSLGQAQQQIQQQASKAMLQESALAQLQAELEAAQARERQSTRTLTAAETTIQELMLKTASCQEKQREALKKLSEMAQDTAALRAELVRTQAREAQLEEQMRRLNGELKTLQDFREQEVRSFEEQLGEQRRCQEKAQALAQRDEELVVFKVELAALKEKLHGAAEERDRLQQELHVLRQKFVASSNEAEALRSSLGAARSDSRRLHCESELVLANVTQWVKEQKQANDKLGHKIREQIKHIAQLTGEKDHLQEVTARLQRENRRLKGEASERRKALQGSGLDARAMLRQPRPLLLGEQ; encoded by the exons TGCCGGTCCCATCTCAGGCCTGTGCACACTGCACGCTCCGGCTGGCCTCTCAGCTCTCCCGTctggattcccctctgggctctCCACAGTTACACCACAAagaggagcaggtggagaagTTAATGAGAGAGCTGCTGAAGGCAAAGGCTGAGGTGCAAGCCGCTGAGCAGAAG AGCCGGCAGGCCTGCTGGGGAGGCCCTCAGGAGCGGGCGGCCCCCACCTCTCCGCAGCGCAGGCTTGGG GCCTGGCGCTGGGAGGACACCCTTGGGCAGCTGAAGGATAGCCTGGCAGCATCCCAGGTCTCGCGGGAGGCAGCTGAATCCAGAGTCCAGCTCAAAGAAGGGCAGCTGCAGGGTTTGCAGAGGAAAGGGCAGTCACTGCACCAGGAGCTGAAGATGGTGCAGAGAG TGCCTGGTGTGTTACTGTGCTGCCCAGGCCTGCTCTGGCTCCCACTGCCAGGTCAGCTTCCGGCTCCAGCAAAGCCTAAAGCAGACTGCTCCAGGACAGGCCCGCGGGACAGCAGCTGCCGCCAGCCACACGCGGAGACAGCCTCTTGCATCGTGTCTCAGGCGGCCCAGCTGGAGGCGCTGCTGAGCACATCGCAGCTGGAGTCATGCTGCCTGAAGAAGGAGCTGCAGCACCTGCAAGAGCAGCTCCGAGAGGCTCAGGAAGCACTGCAGGGCGCTAGGCAAGGGAAAGAGGACGTCCGGAAGGGGTCGGAGACCCAG CAGCTGCAGCGTGACCTGCTGGTGGAGCAGCAGAAAGCCGATCTTGTGGCAGCCCGAGAAGAGCtttccaagtgtgcagggcagcTTGCAGAGCTGCACTCAGACCAACAGCAgcaggctggggagctggccaTCCTGAGAGAGAAGCATAAGACCGTGCAGCAGGAG GTGTGCAGCCGTGACCAGACCATCAGGAAGCTCAGAGGAGACCTGAAAAGTGCTGAGGAGGAGCTGGTGCGAGCAAAGGATGAG gggaaggagagagccaCAGAGGGGAGCGGCCTGAAGGGAAAGCTCCACCAGCTGCAAGGTGACGTAAGAAGCCTGCAAGAGATCTGCGGGGAGCGGGACAAGGCCATGGCGGAGCAGACCTGCTGCACCCAGCAGCTCCAGCACGAGAGGGAGATCTGCATCAGCCAG GACCAGGAGCAGGCCATGCTAGCggagcagcagcagggacagCTCGAATCCTGCGAGCGAGCCCGCCAGACAGAACTGGAGCAGCTGCGGGCCAGGCTGCAGCACCTTCAGCAGGAGCTGGATGTCTGCAAAGGGAAGAACCAGGATAATCTGAGCCACCTGCAGCAGCGGGAGTCCACGATGGAGAGGCAGAGCTTGGACCTGGAGTTCCTGCTGCAGCAATGCCAGACGCTGAAAGAGGAG GTGTTCTACTACGAAGAGGTGGTgcagaagcaggagagagagctctgccagcagcaggagcagctccGAGAGGCGCAGGAGCACCTGGCCATGGCCAAGAGCAAGAGCAGCTGCACCGAGAGCAGCCTGGATCTGTACAAGAAGAAGTACCAGGCCGCCCTGAACAGAGCTGGCGAGCTGGAGGGCAAGGTGCAGAGCCTGGAGGAGGAGCTCCGGGACATGAGCAGCCAG ATGCGGGAGTGTGATGACACCATCATCAATCTGTGCAGCAAGCAGCTGGTTCTGCAGCAGGAGATGACGGGCAGGAGGAACCAGACGGCCATGGAGCAGCTGACTCAAGAACTTCATGCCACACAGGAGGAGCTGTCCAGGAGCCTTCAGCATGCCCACCAGTGTGAGCAGAGCATCCAGGGCCTCCAAGAGCAGCTGGTTGCCAGTCAGACCAAG TGCTTGCAAGAAGAAGCGACTCTGGTGAACGTGCAGACCGAGTTTGCCTCTTACACAGCCACTCACAGTCACTCCAACGCCAGCTACGAGAGCCAAGCAGCCGTGGCAGAGAAACTCCAGCAG CAGCTGATCCACGCCGAAGAGGAAAGCTCCAAGCACAGCCAGCGGGCCGAGGAGTACCAGTGCCTGGTGCAGGACTTGAAGCTGGAGCTGGTGAGAGTGGCTGAGCAGAAGAACAGCACCATGAAAG CCCTCGGGAAGCTGGAGGTGCAGCGCCTGAGGCAGGACACAGCTGCTGAGGTGGTGCGGAAGCAGCTGGAGGTGGCCAAGCTGCAGCAGCTGGTCCAGACACTGGAGTGCAAGCTTAGGGAGAGCCGCAGGCTGTGTGCGCAGAGGGAGCAGGTGAGCCCAGGAGACGGGAACCCAGAGGAGGGACAAGCCAGGGGCCCTGGGCCAACGTGCGTTCCCAGCAGGAGAGGGCGCCAGGTCTCAGGCAGGTGCGGCAGCACCTGTGGGGCCACGTGGAGGGCGCCTGTGGCCGTGGGGCTGTGCCGGAGGGCGGGTCCGGCCTGCGGGCGGCGTGGCCCCGGGCAGGGTCTGCGGCAGTGCTGGGTCTCTCTTGGCACAGGTTATGCAGAGCCGGGAGGAGCAGCTCCGCCAGGCGCAGGCCGCCCTGCAGGAGACGGAGCTGGAGGGGGCGAAGCAGCGCGCAGAGGCCAGCCGCCTGGATGGGCGCCTGCGGCAggcccagcaggagagggagcagAGCCGGGCAGCCAGCAGCACCCTGCAGGAGGAGATCCAGCTGCTGAGACAGCGCCAGCAggacagccagcagcagcagcaggcggcTG GAAGCTGCTCGAGCACCTGAAGGCGGAGCTGAGCCAGTGGAAGCAAAGGCACCGGGTGGCCGTGCAGCAGGGGATGCAACATCAGCACTCAATGGCCAAGATGGAGCTGAAACTGGGGAGCAGCCAGGAGCAGGCGaaagccctgcagcagcag CTCCAGGAGCAGGCGTCCACGCAGCGGGCCCTGCGGGAGGAGCTgagccagctgcagggcagggaggaagaACTCCAGCGGCAGCTGCAGCGAGCCCAGGAGAGGGAGAGCAGGCTGGCCAGCGAGCGCGAGGCGCTGCAGCGAGAGCTCCGAAGCAGCGAGCAAGCG CTGCGGGAGCAGGAGCAGACAAGCCGGGGCCTGCAGTGCGGGGTGGGGCAACTGGAGGAGGAGGGCCAGCGTCGGCAGGAGCAGCTGAGGCAGTGCTGGGCCCAGCTGGAGAGCACCAGGAGCAGCCTGGGCCAAGCCCAGCAACAGATCCAGCAGCAAGCCAGCAAG GCCATGCTCCAGGAGTCGGCCCTGGCCCAGCTGCAGGCAGAGCTGGAAGcagcccaggccagagagaggcaaAGCACCCGCACACTGACTGCAGCGGAGACGACCATCCAGGAGCTGATGCTAAAAACTGCCTCCTGCCAAGAGAAGCAGAGGGAGGCACTGAAGAAG CTCAGTGAGATGGCGCAGGACACGGCAGCCCTGCGGGCAGAGCTGGTGCGGACACAGGCCAGGGAAGCCCAGCTGGAGGAGCAGATGAGGCGGCTCAATGGGGAGCTGAAGACGCTGCAGGATTTCCGGGAGCAGGAG GTCCGGTCCTTCGAGGAGCAGCTGGGTGAGCAGAGGCGGTGCCAGGAGAAGGCGCAGGCCTTGGCACAGCGGGACGAGGAGCTGGTCGTATTCAAGGTGGAGCTGGCCGCGCTGAAAGAAAAGCTCCATGGGGCCGCTGAAGAG AGAGACCGCCTGCAGCAGGAGCTCCATGTCTTAAGGCAGAAGTTTGTGGCCTCCAGCAATGAG GCAGAGGCGCTGCGCTCCTCCCTGGGGGCTGCGCGCTCAGACAGCCGCCGGCTGCACTGCGAGAGTGAGCTGGTGCTGGCCAATGTCACCCAGTGGGTGAAGGAGCAAAA GCAAGCAAACGACAAACTGGGCCACAAGATCCGGGAGCAGATCAAGCACATCGCGCAGCTGACAGGCGAGAAGGA CCACCTGCAGGAGGTGACGGCGAGGCTGCAGCGTGAGAACAGGCGCCTGAAAGGCGAAGCGTCCGAGCGGCGCAAG GCTCTGCAGGGCAGCGGCTTAGATGCACGGGCTATGCTTCGGCAGCCACGGCCCCTGCTCCTGGGCGAGCAGTGA